A stretch of Anaeromyxobacter dehalogenans 2CP-1 DNA encodes these proteins:
- the xerD gene encoding site-specific tyrosine recombinase XerD yields the protein MSALEPALDLFLAHVRVEKGLAENSVEAYGRDLRRYLEHLDELGVDAWERVGRGEIQAHLAELVRRGLSPRSQARALSAIRSLHRLLAAERVTPADPSDEIESPRPGRRLPGLLSHDEVDRLLAAPDVRSAAGIRDRAMLELLYATGLRVSELVSLQLNDVNLETRVLVARGKGNKERIVPVGAPAAAAVKAYLAVARERLLHGRRSKDLFVTPRGGRMTRQGFAKILDRCARRAGIRRRISPHKLRHSFATHLLEGGADLRAVQEMLGHADVSTTQIYTHVDRTHVKRLYDRFHPRA from the coding sequence ATGTCCGCGCTGGAGCCCGCCCTCGACCTGTTCCTCGCCCACGTGCGCGTGGAGAAGGGGCTCGCCGAGAACAGCGTCGAGGCCTACGGGCGCGACCTGCGCCGCTACCTCGAGCACCTGGACGAGCTGGGGGTGGACGCCTGGGAGCGGGTGGGCCGCGGCGAGATCCAGGCCCACCTCGCCGAGCTGGTGCGCCGCGGTCTCTCGCCGCGCTCGCAGGCGCGGGCGCTCTCCGCCATCCGCTCGCTGCACCGGCTCCTCGCGGCCGAGCGCGTCACTCCCGCCGATCCGTCGGACGAGATCGAGTCGCCGCGGCCCGGGCGCCGCCTCCCGGGGCTGCTCTCGCACGACGAGGTGGACCGCCTGCTGGCCGCGCCGGACGTGCGCAGCGCCGCCGGCATCCGCGACCGCGCCATGCTGGAGCTGCTCTACGCGACCGGGCTGCGCGTCTCGGAGCTGGTCTCGCTGCAGCTCAACGACGTGAACCTCGAGACGCGGGTGCTCGTCGCCCGCGGCAAGGGGAACAAGGAGCGGATCGTGCCGGTGGGCGCGCCCGCCGCCGCGGCGGTGAAGGCGTACCTGGCGGTCGCGCGGGAGCGGCTGCTCCACGGCCGCCGCTCGAAGGACCTGTTCGTCACGCCGCGGGGCGGCCGGATGACGCGGCAGGGGTTCGCGAAGATCCTGGACCGCTGCGCCCGGCGCGCGGGCATCCGCCGGCGCATCTCACCGCACAAGCTGCGCCACTCGTTCGCCACCCACCTGCTGGAGGGGGGCGCCGACCTGCGCGCGGTCCAGGAGATGCTGGGCCACGCCGACGTCTCCACCACGCAGATCTACACCCACGTGGATCGCACCCACGTGAAGCGGCTGTACGACCGCTTCCACCCCCGCGCCTGA
- a CDS encoding general stress protein yields MAEEKKGGSKGAMTVSEAGRKGGVRVRETRGRKFYEEIGKKGGETVKAERGRKFYEEIGKKGGDTVKAERGPRFYEEIGKKGGETIKAERGTPFYEEIGRKGGHKVRELIEKGKAGAEEEAGKGEGLGDDR; encoded by the coding sequence ATGGCTGAAGAGAAGAAGGGCGGCAGCAAGGGGGCGATGACGGTCTCGGAGGCCGGTCGCAAGGGCGGGGTGCGGGTCCGTGAGACGCGCGGCCGCAAGTTCTACGAGGAGATCGGCAAGAAGGGCGGCGAGACCGTGAAGGCCGAGCGCGGCCGCAAGTTCTACGAGGAGATCGGCAAGAAGGGCGGCGACACCGTCAAGGCCGAGCGCGGGCCGCGCTTCTACGAGGAGATCGGCAAGAAGGGCGGCGAGACCATCAAGGCCGAGCGCGGGACGCCCTTCTACGAGGAGATCGGCCGGAAGGGCGGGCACAAGGTCCGCGAGCTGATCGAGAAGGGGAAGGCTGGCGCCGAGGAGGAGGCGGGGAAGGGCGAGGGATTGGGGGACGATCGCTAG
- a CDS encoding L-threonylcarbamoyladenylate synthase translates to MPAAPIVEIDPLHPQPRVVERAVSALSSGGVIAYPTDTFYGIGCDLFDKRAIERIYQLKQLPRTHELAFICQDLAEISRYAIVDNAAYRVLRRKVPGPFTFILPATRLVPELVLRRQKTVGIRIPDSPIALELVRRLGHPLISTSAAKPEGEILIDAHDIKDELGHGLDLILDGGFRPAEPSSVIDLSGPEPVVVRAGKGDVSDLLA, encoded by the coding sequence ATGCCGGCCGCGCCCATCGTCGAGATCGACCCCCTCCACCCGCAGCCGCGCGTCGTCGAGCGCGCCGTCTCGGCGCTCTCGTCCGGGGGCGTGATCGCGTACCCGACCGACACGTTCTACGGGATCGGCTGCGACCTGTTCGACAAGCGCGCCATCGAGCGCATCTACCAGCTGAAGCAGCTCCCGCGCACCCACGAGCTGGCGTTCATCTGCCAGGATCTGGCGGAGATCTCGCGCTACGCCATCGTGGACAACGCCGCCTACCGGGTGCTGCGTCGCAAGGTGCCCGGGCCGTTCACGTTCATCCTGCCGGCCACCCGGCTCGTCCCGGAGCTGGTGCTGCGGCGGCAGAAGACGGTCGGCATCCGCATCCCCGACAGCCCCATCGCGCTCGAGCTGGTGCGCCGGCTCGGCCACCCGCTCATCTCCACGTCAGCGGCGAAGCCGGAGGGCGAGATCCTCATCGACGCGCACGACATCAAGGACGAGCTGGGCCACGGGCTCGACCTCATCCTGGACGGCGGGTTCCGCCCGGCCGAGCCGTCGTCGGTCATCGACCTCTCCGGCCCGGAGCCGGTGGTGGTCCGCGCCGGCAAGGGCGACGTCTCCGACCTGCTCGCCTGA